Proteins co-encoded in one Paraburkholderia terrae genomic window:
- the rimP gene encoding ribosome maturation factor RimP, translating into MQLTELIETTVVGLGYELVDLERTGRGMLCVYIDQPAGIGIEDCEKVTRQLQHVLTVENIDYERLEVSSPGLDRPLKKLADFERFAGSEVVITLKKPLDGRKSYRGILHAPEGETIGLEFEGKEGAAMLDFTLADIDKARLVPKVDFRSRKQ; encoded by the coding sequence GTGCAACTGACGGAACTGATTGAAACCACGGTCGTGGGCCTCGGCTACGAGCTCGTCGATCTCGAGCGCACCGGGCGCGGCATGCTGTGCGTTTATATCGACCAGCCCGCCGGCATCGGGATCGAAGACTGCGAAAAAGTTACCCGTCAGCTCCAGCACGTACTGACGGTCGAAAACATCGATTACGAGCGTCTTGAAGTATCGTCGCCGGGTCTCGACCGTCCGCTGAAAAAACTGGCGGACTTCGAACGCTTCGCGGGCAGCGAAGTGGTCATCACATTGAAAAAGCCATTGGACGGACGGAAATCGTACCGGGGCATCCTGCATGCGCCCGAAGGCGAAACGATCGGTCTGGAATTTGAAGGGAAGGAAGGCGCCGCGATGCTGGATTTCACGCTCGCGGATATCGACAAGGCACGCCTCGTTCCGAAAGTTGACTTTAGGAGCCGCAAACAATGA
- a CDS encoding YdcF family protein has product MLLRSARTLIGVTTIVVFWALGAGWLAQPLLDLAQRGAPPGGQTVAPTTYAAHTAIVMLGTGTRQLDGKLVPPTDGLARIVKSADLYARCKRVSPVCHVIVSGGNPQQHEATEADTYLPYLLREGVPRGEIILENTSMTTYENARNVAAILPDGYYGSLILVTSAFQMPRALLDFHRFGIKPLPVVSNTRRATRGLLPRRANFFNAEIALHELIGIAQFYVYRQIGWF; this is encoded by the coding sequence CTGCTGCTGCGCAGCGCCCGCACGCTGATTGGCGTGACGACCATCGTGGTTTTCTGGGCGCTCGGCGCGGGTTGGCTGGCCCAACCCTTGCTCGATCTCGCCCAGCGCGGCGCGCCGCCTGGCGGACAGACAGTTGCTCCCACAACGTACGCCGCTCACACCGCCATCGTGATGCTGGGCACGGGCACGCGTCAACTCGACGGCAAGCTCGTTCCGCCCACGGACGGGCTCGCCCGCATCGTCAAGAGCGCCGATCTCTATGCACGCTGCAAGCGGGTCAGTCCCGTCTGTCACGTGATCGTCAGCGGCGGCAATCCGCAGCAGCACGAAGCGACGGAAGCCGACACCTACCTGCCCTACCTGCTGCGCGAAGGGGTCCCGCGCGGCGAGATCATCCTCGAAAATACCAGCATGACGACGTACGAAAACGCTCGCAACGTCGCTGCCATTCTGCCGGACGGATATTACGGTTCGTTGATCCTCGTCACATCCGCCTTTCAGATGCCGCGGGCCTTGCTCGACTTTCACCGTTTCGGGATAAAACCGCTGCCCGTCGTGTCGAACACCCGTCGCGCAACGCGCGGCCTGCTACCCCGCCGGGCAAACTTCTTCAACGCTGAGATCGCGCTGCACGAACTGATCGGCATCGCGCAGTTTTATGTCTATCGGCAGATTGGCTGGTTCTGA
- a CDS encoding putative quinol monooxygenase produces MSEIAVVAISVAKPGHEEQLRAALEGIVGPTRKERGALQYDLHRDLREPRRFVFFERWESEEALAAHAKSAHIDAYKKASAQWIESAELRIVSKIA; encoded by the coding sequence ATGTCGGAAATCGCGGTGGTGGCGATCTCGGTGGCGAAGCCGGGACATGAAGAGCAGTTGCGCGCGGCGCTCGAGGGTATTGTCGGGCCGACGCGCAAGGAGCGCGGTGCGTTGCAGTACGATTTGCATCGCGATTTGCGCGAGCCGCGCCGCTTCGTGTTCTTCGAGCGTTGGGAAAGCGAGGAGGCGCTGGCCGCGCACGCGAAGTCCGCGCACATCGACGCGTACAAAAAGGCTTCCGCGCAATGGATCGAATCGGCGGAACTGCGCATCGTGTCGAAGATCGCGTAA
- the nusA gene encoding transcription termination factor NusA — MSREVLMLVDALAREKNVDKDVVFAALEAALASASKKLFDEDADIRVHIDRESGEHETFRRWKVVPDEAGLQEPDQEILLFEAREQKADAEIDDFLEEPVPSIEFGRIGAQAAKQVILQKVRDAEREQILNDFLERGESIMTGTVKRLDKGNFIVESGRVEALLRRDQLIPKENLRVGDRVRAYIGKVDRTARGPQIELSRTAPEFLMKLFEMEVPEIEQGLLEIKAAARDPGVRAKIGVVAYDKRIDPIGTCVGIRGSRVQAVRNELGGENVDIVLWSEDPAQFVIGALAPAAVQSIVVDEEKHSMDVVVDENELAVAIGRSGQNVRLASELTGWQINIMTPDESAQKQNQERSVLRDLFMARLDVDEEVADILIDEGFTSLEEIAYVPLNEMLEIEAFDEDTVHELRNRARDALLTMAIANEEKVEGVALDLKSLDGMDAELLAKLAEHQIQTRDELAELAVDELVEMTGMNEDAAKALIMKAREHWFQ; from the coding sequence ATGAGTCGCGAAGTGTTGATGCTGGTGGATGCGCTGGCACGCGAAAAAAATGTCGACAAGGACGTGGTGTTTGCCGCGCTCGAGGCAGCGCTCGCGTCTGCATCCAAGAAACTCTTCGACGAAGACGCGGACATCCGCGTTCATATCGACCGTGAAAGCGGCGAGCACGAGACGTTCCGTCGCTGGAAAGTCGTGCCCGACGAAGCAGGGCTGCAGGAACCGGATCAGGAAATCCTGCTGTTCGAAGCGCGCGAGCAGAAGGCCGACGCGGAGATCGACGACTTCCTGGAAGAACCCGTTCCGTCCATCGAGTTCGGCCGTATCGGTGCGCAGGCTGCCAAGCAGGTGATCCTGCAAAAGGTGCGCGACGCGGAACGCGAGCAGATCCTGAACGACTTCCTCGAGCGCGGCGAAAGCATCATGACGGGCACCGTCAAGCGTCTCGACAAGGGCAACTTCATCGTTGAATCGGGCCGTGTCGAAGCGCTGCTGCGCCGCGACCAGCTGATTCCGAAGGAAAACCTGCGCGTCGGCGACCGCGTCCGTGCGTACATCGGCAAGGTCGATCGCACCGCGCGCGGTCCGCAGATCGAACTGTCGCGTACGGCGCCCGAATTCCTGATGAAGCTCTTCGAAATGGAAGTGCCGGAAATCGAGCAGGGCCTGCTGGAAATCAAGGCGGCCGCACGTGATCCGGGCGTTCGCGCCAAGATCGGCGTGGTCGCGTACGACAAGCGCATCGATCCCATCGGCACCTGCGTCGGCATTCGCGGCTCGCGCGTGCAGGCTGTGCGCAACGAGCTCGGTGGCGAAAACGTCGACATCGTGCTATGGTCGGAAGATCCCGCCCAGTTTGTGATCGGCGCGCTCGCGCCGGCAGCCGTCCAGTCGATCGTCGTCGATGAAGAAAAGCATTCGATGGACGTCGTCGTCGACGAAAACGAACTGGCCGTCGCTATCGGCCGCAGCGGCCAGAACGTGCGTCTTGCCAGCGAACTGACCGGCTGGCAGATCAATATCATGACGCCGGACGAGTCTGCGCAAAAGCAGAACCAAGAACGCAGCGTACTGCGCGACCTGTTCATGGCGCGTCTCGATGTCGACGAAGAAGTTGCCGACATCCTGATCGACGAAGGTTTCACGAGTCTCGAAGAGATCGCTTACGTGCCGCTCAACGAGATGCTCGAAATCGAAGCGTTCGACGAAGACACGGTTCACGAGCTGCGTAACCGCGCGCGTGACGCACTGTTGACGATGGCGATTGCGAACGAGGAGAAGGTCGAAGGCGTTGCGCTCGACCTGAAGAGCCTCGACGGAATGGATGCCGAGCTGCTTGCGAAGCTGGCTGAACACCAGATCCAGACGCGCGACGAGCTGGCGGAACTGGCTGTCGACGAGCTGGTCGAGATGACCGGCATGAATGAAGACGCCGCCAAGGCGTTGATTATGAAGGCCCGTGAACACTGGTTTCAATGA
- the scpB gene encoding SMC-Scp complex subunit ScpB, whose translation MNTQEAKIVLETALICAQEPLKLGDLRKLFADGVSADTVRTLLEDLKHDWSGRGVELVGLASGWRFQSKPAMRTYLDRLHPEKPPKYSRAVLETLAIIAYRQPVTRGDIEEIRGVTVNTQVVKQLEDRSWIEVIGHRDVPGRPALYATTRSFLDDLGLKSLEELPPLDDPSAQSNIDLLAQHAIEFTDGEVVDVESVAVEVGDDAVDGMAHAVLEGVEAPDAAAEAERASEETQSQPDADEAAAFEEDMHAASQASVDHAEPDVERMDALAHTEHRIADEATHETELAHEAGSDAQSEEQHEDTRELHNETGDAARANPAGSDQSQAVHDDHHDRRDTAPDAGELADDETESRSA comes from the coding sequence ATGAATACCCAAGAGGCGAAGATCGTCCTCGAGACTGCCTTGATCTGCGCGCAGGAGCCGTTAAAGCTCGGTGATTTGCGTAAGCTGTTTGCCGACGGCGTGTCGGCGGATACGGTCCGCACGTTGCTTGAAGACCTGAAGCACGACTGGTCCGGACGCGGTGTCGAACTCGTCGGACTGGCGTCCGGCTGGCGTTTCCAGAGCAAGCCCGCGATGCGCACGTATCTCGACCGCCTGCATCCCGAGAAGCCGCCGAAGTATTCGCGCGCGGTGCTCGAGACGCTTGCGATCATCGCGTACCGGCAGCCCGTCACGCGCGGCGATATCGAGGAAATTCGCGGCGTGACCGTGAATACGCAGGTCGTGAAGCAGCTCGAAGACCGCAGCTGGATCGAAGTGATCGGCCATCGCGATGTGCCGGGCCGCCCGGCGCTTTACGCGACGACGCGCTCGTTTCTCGACGACCTCGGCCTGAAGTCGCTCGAAGAGCTGCCGCCGCTCGACGATCCGTCGGCCCAGTCGAACATCGATCTGCTCGCGCAGCACGCAATCGAGTTCACGGACGGCGAAGTGGTTGATGTCGAGAGCGTCGCGGTGGAAGTGGGCGACGACGCTGTTGATGGCATGGCTCATGCTGTACTGGAGGGCGTCGAAGCGCCGGATGCCGCCGCCGAAGCCGAGCGCGCCAGCGAAGAAACGCAGTCACAGCCAGACGCGGACGAAGCGGCAGCGTTTGAAGAAGACATGCACGCGGCGTCGCAAGCATCCGTTGACCATGCCGAACCCGACGTCGAACGCATGGATGCGTTGGCGCACACCGAACACCGCATCGCCGATGAGGCGACGCACGAAACAGAACTGGCTCATGAAGCCGGTTCCGACGCGCAGTCGGAAGAGCAACACGAAGATACGCGCGAATTGCATAACGAGACTGGGGACGCGGCTCGCGCCAACCCGGCCGGATCAGACCAGAGTCAAGCGGTGCATGACGATCATCATGATCGCCGCGACACCGCACCCGACGCGGGCGAACTCGCCGACGACGAAACCGAGTCGCGCAGCGCCTGA
- the rluB gene encoding 23S rRNA pseudouridine(2605) synthase RluB: protein MTDIHDTDSSESERAFAAARPDETRTAQTSAGDSERNAHAPDAEGDERPRRGLRRGPRSLIARRRAGTKAKAADATAQPAPVVTEAPPDGEVVAQVRMPRKDAAAKGQGQGGRRAGGKGQGQGGQQGPRQGNQGNQRKSRGGDAGDVAPVAAAEGDKQDDLFAWVTSPAFDADSSGTGGVRAPMLRRGRPAAPKRVLSPDDDAPKLHKVLAEAGMGSRREMEELIVAGRVSVNGEPAHIGQRIMPTDLVRINGKPVKRKLQNKPPRVLLYHKPTGEIVSHADPEGRPSVFDKLPPMKTAKWLAVGRLDFNTEGLLMLTTSGDLANRFMHPRYSVEREYAVRVVGELAEGNRQKLLHGVELEDGPANFLRIRDGGGEGTNHWYHVALAEGRNREVRRMFEAVGLMVSRLIRTRHGPITLPRGLKRGRWEELEDNQVRSLLASVGLKAPAEEKGGRRGEPERRQPDPMQTSMGFINREPVLMSHGRFDQQQPRGGGQNRRGAKGPGAFGALNSGAGGGFGNANPNRGEGRGRPGRGEVDGNRAPSGNRAAAGANPKRGGSGGGRTPNGAPGGNRSSNGGNRTGGSPNSGGGNRTGGAPRNRSRGR from the coding sequence TTGACAGACATCCACGACACCGATTCGTCCGAATCCGAGCGCGCCTTCGCTGCTGCGCGCCCCGACGAAACGCGCACAGCGCAAACGTCGGCGGGCGACAGCGAGCGGAATGCGCACGCGCCGGACGCCGAAGGCGACGAGCGTCCGCGCCGCGGCTTGCGCCGCGGTCCGCGCAGCCTGATCGCGCGCCGTCGCGCGGGGACGAAGGCGAAGGCGGCCGACGCTACCGCGCAACCGGCGCCCGTCGTGACGGAAGCCCCGCCTGACGGCGAAGTGGTCGCGCAAGTGCGGATGCCACGCAAGGACGCGGCCGCCAAGGGACAAGGCCAGGGCGGCCGTCGCGCGGGCGGCAAGGGACAAGGCCAGGGCGGCCAGCAAGGCCCGCGGCAAGGTAATCAAGGCAATCAACGCAAGAGCCGTGGCGGCGATGCGGGTGACGTGGCGCCCGTGGCAGCTGCCGAAGGCGACAAGCAGGACGATCTGTTCGCCTGGGTGACGTCGCCGGCCTTCGATGCCGACAGCTCCGGAACAGGCGGCGTGCGCGCACCGATGCTGCGCCGTGGCCGGCCTGCCGCGCCCAAGCGCGTGCTGTCGCCGGACGACGACGCGCCGAAGCTGCACAAGGTGCTCGCCGAGGCGGGCATGGGCTCGCGCCGCGAGATGGAAGAGCTGATCGTCGCGGGCCGCGTGTCGGTCAACGGCGAGCCGGCGCACATCGGCCAGCGCATCATGCCGACCGATCTGGTGCGCATCAACGGCAAGCCCGTCAAGCGCAAGCTGCAAAACAAGCCGCCGCGCGTGCTGCTGTATCACAAGCCGACGGGCGAAATCGTCAGCCACGCTGACCCGGAAGGCCGTCCGTCGGTATTCGACAAGCTGCCGCCGATGAAGACCGCGAAGTGGCTGGCAGTCGGCCGCCTCGACTTCAACACGGAAGGCCTGCTGATGCTGACCACGTCGGGCGATCTGGCGAACCGCTTCATGCATCCGCGTTACAGCGTCGAGCGTGAATACGCGGTGCGCGTGGTCGGCGAACTGGCGGAAGGCAACCGGCAAAAGCTGTTGCACGGCGTCGAACTGGAAGACGGTCCGGCGAACTTCCTGCGTATTCGCGACGGCGGCGGCGAGGGTACGAATCACTGGTATCACGTCGCGCTCGCTGAAGGGCGCAACCGCGAAGTGCGACGGATGTTCGAAGCCGTCGGCCTGATGGTGAGCCGGCTGATCCGCACGCGTCACGGTCCGATCACGCTGCCGCGCGGTTTGAAGCGCGGGCGTTGGGAAGAACTCGAGGACAATCAGGTGCGCAGCCTGCTGGCGTCGGTGGGTCTGAAGGCGCCGGCTGAAGAGAAGGGCGGACGCCGCGGCGAGCCGGAGCGTCGTCAGCCTGATCCGATGCAGACGTCGATGGGTTTCATCAACCGCGAGCCGGTGCTGATGTCGCATGGACGTTTCGACCAGCAGCAGCCACGCGGCGGCGGCCAGAACCGGCGCGGCGCGAAGGGCCCGGGCGCATTCGGCGCGTTGAATTCGGGTGCGGGCGGCGGCTTCGGCAATGCGAACCCCAATCGCGGCGAAGGACGGGGCCGTCCTGGTCGCGGCGAAGTCGACGGCAATCGCGCGCCTTCGGGCAACCGCGCGGCCGCGGGCGCCAATCCGAAGCGCGGTGGCAGCGGCGGTGGCCGCACGCCGAACGGCGCGCCGGGTGGCAACCGTTCGAGCAACGGCGGCAATCGCACAGGCGGCAGTCCGAACTCCGGCGGCGGAAATCGCACCGGCGGCGCGCCGCGCAACCGTTCGCGCGGACGCTGA
- a CDS encoding LysR family transcriptional regulator, with translation MNVTLRQLRVFIEVARLQSFSRAGSEIGLTQSAVSRCVRELEAEIGLKLIDRTTREVQLTDVGGNLVASVSRLLTDLDDALREIREIGEQRRGRVMVAASPTIACRLMPNIVAACGAQFPYITLGLRDDVQSDVVRKVKSGEVDFGVVIGPLSADDLFTEPLMTDSFCLVSREDHPLASRAQVAWRELDGERLVMLDHASGSRPIIDAALEAHSVSANIVQELGHPSTVFGLVQAGIGVSVLPWLAMPLPAGSSLVARPLVPRAERTVELVRRRGRSLSPAADAVWNLIHQVPGRTEDLR, from the coding sequence ATGAATGTGACGCTGCGCCAACTGCGCGTGTTCATCGAAGTGGCGCGACTTCAGAGCTTCAGCCGCGCGGGGAGCGAAATCGGGCTGACGCAGTCTGCCGTTAGCCGCTGCGTGCGGGAACTGGAGGCCGAGATCGGCCTGAAGCTGATCGACCGGACGACGCGCGAAGTCCAGCTGACGGACGTCGGCGGCAATCTGGTCGCGAGCGTGTCGCGTCTCTTGACCGATCTCGACGACGCGCTGCGCGAGATTCGCGAAATCGGCGAACAGCGGCGCGGCCGGGTGATGGTGGCGGCCAGCCCGACCATTGCGTGCCGGCTGATGCCGAATATCGTCGCGGCGTGCGGGGCGCAGTTTCCGTACATCACGCTCGGGCTGCGCGACGACGTGCAAAGCGATGTCGTGCGCAAGGTCAAGTCGGGCGAGGTGGACTTCGGCGTGGTGATCGGCCCGCTGTCCGCCGACGACCTGTTCACCGAGCCGCTGATGACCGACTCGTTCTGCCTCGTGTCGCGCGAAGACCATCCGCTCGCGTCGCGCGCCCAGGTCGCGTGGCGCGAACTGGACGGCGAGCGCCTCGTGATGCTCGATCACGCGTCGGGCAGCCGGCCGATCATCGACGCCGCACTGGAAGCGCACAGTGTGAGCGCCAATATCGTGCAGGAACTCGGCCATCCGTCGACGGTGTTCGGACTGGTGCAGGCGGGTATCGGCGTGAGCGTGCTGCCGTGGCTCGCGATGCCGCTGCCGGCGGGATCGTCGCTGGTCGCCCGGCCGCTCGTGCCGCGCGCCGAACGGACTGTCGAACTGGTGCGGCGGCGCGGCCGCTCGCTGTCGCCTGCCGCCGACGCCGTGTGGAACCTGATTCATCAGGTGCCCGGCCGGACCGAGGATTTGCGCTGA
- a CDS encoding pyridoxal phosphate-dependent aminotransferase, with amino-acid sequence MPTARPDARDAVRALRPSQIREVANAGFGLPDVLPFWFGESDRVTPPFIRDAASAALASGATFYTHNLGIAPLRETLSRYVSALHGPTSVEHVAVTSAGVNALTLAAQLVVGAGDRVVAVTPLWPNLVEIPKILGAQVDTVSLDYGAQGWQLDLERLLAALTPDTKLLMLNSPNNPTGWVMSRDEQRVVLEHCRRHGIWIVADEVYERLYYAGEPGESAPSFLDLAARDERVICVNSFSKAWLMTGWRLGWIVAPASLMDDLGKLVEYNTSCSPAFVQQAGIAAIEQGAACTRELVADLRASRDHLVRALSTVPGVDAKAPPGAMYVFFSLPGASRSLDLCKALVRDARLGLAPGSAFGAEGEGFVRWCYACDTARLDAGVERLKDYLERHGAVR; translated from the coding sequence ATGCCAACCGCGCGACCGGACGCCCGCGACGCGGTTCGTGCGCTGCGTCCGTCGCAGATCCGCGAAGTGGCCAACGCCGGCTTTGGTTTGCCGGACGTGTTGCCGTTCTGGTTCGGCGAGTCCGACCGCGTAACGCCGCCGTTCATTCGTGATGCCGCGAGCGCGGCGCTCGCATCGGGCGCGACCTTCTACACGCATAACCTCGGCATCGCGCCGTTGCGCGAGACGCTATCGCGTTATGTGAGCGCGCTGCACGGGCCGACGTCGGTCGAACATGTGGCCGTGACGAGCGCGGGCGTCAATGCGCTGACGCTGGCGGCGCAACTGGTCGTGGGCGCGGGCGACCGCGTGGTGGCCGTGACGCCGCTGTGGCCGAACCTCGTCGAGATTCCGAAGATTCTCGGCGCACAGGTCGACACCGTGTCGCTCGATTATGGTGCGCAGGGCTGGCAGCTCGATCTGGAGCGGCTGCTCGCCGCGCTGACGCCGGACACGAAGCTACTGATGCTGAACTCGCCGAACAATCCGACCGGCTGGGTGATGAGCCGCGACGAGCAGCGCGTCGTACTCGAGCATTGCAGGCGCCACGGCATCTGGATCGTCGCCGATGAGGTTTACGAGCGTCTCTACTACGCAGGCGAGCCGGGCGAAAGCGCGCCGTCGTTCCTCGACCTCGCCGCGCGCGACGAGCGCGTGATCTGCGTCAACTCGTTCTCGAAAGCGTGGCTGATGACGGGCTGGCGGCTCGGCTGGATCGTCGCGCCGGCCTCGCTGATGGACGATCTCGGCAAGCTCGTCGAATACAACACGTCCTGTTCGCCGGCGTTCGTGCAGCAGGCGGGCATCGCGGCGATCGAGCAGGGCGCGGCGTGTACGCGCGAGCTGGTCGCCGATTTGCGGGCCTCGCGGGATCACCTGGTGCGGGCGCTGTCGACCGTGCCGGGCGTCGACGCAAAGGCGCCGCCGGGTGCCATGTACGTGTTCTTCTCTTTGCCGGGCGCGTCGCGCAGTCTCGATCTGTGCAAGGCGCTGGTCCGCGATGCGAGGCTCGGGCTCGCCCCCGGCAGCGCGTTCGGAGCAGAAGGCGAGGGCTTTGTGCGTTGGTGCTACGCGTGCGACACGGCGCGGCTCGACGCGGGCGTCGAACGGCTCAAAGACTATCTCGAACGACACGGCGCCGTGCGCTGA